In the Borrelia turicatae 91E135 genome, one interval contains:
- a CDS encoding YebC/PmpR family DNA-binding transcriptional regulator, translating into MSGHSKWSTIKRKKGALDAKRNKIFTKLIREISIAAKMGGGDIESNSRLRLAVNKARVSNMPKDNIEKAIKKGSGDDNIGSEYFELTYEAYAPHGVALIIKCLTDNKNRTASEVRSVLSKSGGSLGAPGSVSYMFHKKGLISYSLDKYPEDEIIELALEAGAEDIYSEGSQIEVITSAENFEAISSFLRTKFEEDIAEIALIPGNKLSLNKEQMDKVLALIEKLEDFDDVQEVVHNLEIIDEIN; encoded by the coding sequence ATGTCTGGTCATAGTAAGTGGTCAACTATAAAGAGAAAAAAAGGTGCTCTTGATGCTAAGAGAAATAAGATTTTTACTAAACTAATTCGTGAGATAAGCATTGCTGCCAAGATGGGAGGAGGTGATATTGAATCTAATTCTAGATTGCGACTTGCTGTTAATAAAGCCAGAGTTTCTAATATGCCTAAGGATAATATTGAAAAGGCAATAAAGAAGGGCAGTGGGGATGATAATATAGGCTCTGAATATTTTGAGCTTACTTATGAGGCTTATGCACCCCATGGTGTAGCTTTAATAATTAAGTGCTTAACTGATAATAAAAATAGAACGGCAAGTGAGGTGCGGAGTGTTCTCTCAAAGAGCGGTGGTTCTCTTGGTGCTCCAGGTTCTGTATCTTATATGTTTCACAAAAAAGGATTAATTTCTTATAGTTTAGATAAATATCCTGAAGATGAAATAATAGAGCTTGCATTAGAAGCTGGTGCAGAAGATATTTATAGTGAAGGGTCTCAGATAGAAGTGATAACAAGTGCTGAAAATTTTGAAGCTATTTCATCTTTTTTGAGAACTAAGTTTGAGGAAGATATAGCAGAGATTGCTCTTATTCCTGGAAACAAGCTTTCTTTAAATAAAGAACAGATGGATAAAGTCCTTGCTCTTATTGAAAAATTAGAAGATTTTGATGATGTTCAAGAAGTTGTGCATAATTTAGAAATTATTGATGAGATTAATTAG
- a CDS encoding bifunctional 5,10-methylenetetrahydrofolate dehydrogenase/5,10-methenyltetrahydrofolate cyclohydrolase yields MNNVFDGKLFANQYYLLLKEFLIHHDLVDKVSLKVILANDNPASKLYVAVKERVSREIGINFHVIKLAGNSEQDNILTLIEAENINEYTDGIIVQLPLASEIDVNMVLNSIMSTKDVDGLSAINLGKLISGDRKGFIPCTAFAVLKVLFDKGIEISGKTVVVIGRSSLVGRPISILLSSKPYDATVITCHSKSTNLDVYVRQSDIIISAVGKPKLIKASMIDGYPYVIDIGISRVEIDGNSVLIGDVDFESVKEKVKFITPVVGGIGPVTVLMLMFNTIKAHLIRYNKFDILEKLEKLVEV; encoded by the coding sequence TTGAACAATGTTTTTGATGGTAAACTTTTTGCAAATCAATATTATTTATTACTTAAAGAGTTTTTAATTCATCATGATTTAGTGGATAAAGTTTCTTTAAAAGTGATTTTGGCAAATGATAACCCTGCAAGTAAACTTTATGTTGCTGTTAAGGAAAGGGTATCTAGAGAAATTGGTATTAATTTTCATGTTATTAAGTTAGCTGGTAATTCAGAACAAGATAATATTTTGACGTTGATCGAGGCTGAAAATATAAATGAATATACTGATGGGATTATTGTTCAGTTGCCTCTTGCTAGTGAAATAGATGTAAATATGGTTTTAAACAGTATAATGAGTACTAAGGATGTAGATGGACTTTCTGCTATTAACTTGGGCAAGTTAATTTCGGGTGATAGGAAAGGATTTATTCCTTGTACAGCTTTTGCTGTTTTAAAAGTTTTATTTGATAAGGGAATAGAAATTTCTGGTAAGACTGTTGTTGTGATTGGAAGAAGTTCTCTTGTTGGGAGGCCTATTTCTATCTTGCTTTCTTCTAAACCCTATGATGCTACTGTAATTACTTGTCATAGTAAAAGTACTAATTTAGATGTATATGTAAGACAATCAGATATTATTATTTCTGCTGTTGGAAAACCTAAATTAATAAAAGCTAGTATGATTGATGGATATCCTTATGTTATTGATATTGGTATTTCTAGAGTAGAGATTGATGGTAATAGTGTTCTTATAGGGGATGTTGATTTTGAATCAGTTAAAGAAAAAGTTAAGTTTATTACTCCTGTAGTAGGTGGAATCGGCCCTGTTACGGTTCTTATGTTGATGTTTAATACAATTAAGGCACATTTAATTAGGTATAATAAGTTTGATATTTTAGAAAAGTTAGAAAAGTTGGTGGAGGTTTGA
- a CDS encoding BB0027 family outer member beta-barrel protein, translating into MKKNFLVGLTLLFLLHANVNRIEAYSIDRNGNSIIEVDLSLGIPLFYHSLSKVFSSNLYPGGIGALKYKYHILSNLAIGFELRYMFNFDINHSFNLLNPDSGIGKTFSTVPITFLTAYVFDIGEIFQIPIFSNIGFSLSSYGDKSDNISNLRTFDAMPVMSIGSGILWNFNYQWALGITTAWWTMFELGNMAKIGHFLLISLSVIVNINKL; encoded by the coding sequence ATGAAAAAGAATTTTTTAGTTGGTCTCACCTTACTATTTTTATTGCATGCAAATGTGAACAGGATTGAAGCATATTCAATTGATAGAAACGGGAATTCTATTATAGAAGTAGATTTAAGCTTAGGTATTCCCCTTTTCTACCATAGTTTATCAAAAGTCTTTTCTTCCAATCTGTACCCAGGAGGAATTGGGGCACTTAAATATAAATATCACATCCTAAGCAACTTAGCTATAGGTTTTGAGCTTAGATACATGTTTAATTTTGATATCAATCATTCATTTAACCTATTAAATCCTGATTCGGGCATAGGTAAGACATTTAGTACAGTGCCTATCACATTCCTAACAGCCTATGTCTTTGACATAGGGGAGATCTTTCAGATACCCATATTTTCAAATATAGGATTTTCTTTAAGCTCCTATGGAGATAAAAGTGATAATATCTCAAATTTAAGAACTTTTGATGCAATGCCTGTAATGTCTATTGGTTCTGGAATTTTATGGAATTTCAACTACCAATGGGCTTTAGGAATTACAACTGCATGGTGGACAATGTTTGAACTTGGGAATATGGCTAAAATCGGACATTTTTTACTAATATCACTCTCAGTAATAGTGAATATCAATAAATTGTAG
- the bamB gene encoding outer membrane protein assembly factor BamB yields MDKKGYKKFMIIILIMLVLSCSSESIFSQLSKLQKINSNNNILDTSSPSGISLVNDTLYVAAMHLFKKSNGNVERVNFSNSYEFVIDLVNISGKTYLLVQNKNGQLELYSLESNNWKLLFQKNLIPIKFLKSIGTSGITSAFILALGENGNQTILDTNGNNQTPNSTTNNDKFYQISNDQQSITGKSAKIWKLKGGGVINVKSTNEIMAIIETSIRGSKETLVFTGRNHDTSDHKFKIYSSTNNYQDPIFNRDGIGEFIAYFAREVDGIILIGSNNGFVELVRDKNTFDLQPPSQSVLPGSYNGSQLSKTRLNDIIPTSNKTIYILTQGKGLWKIENKKLIKE; encoded by the coding sequence ATGGATAAAAAAGGTTACAAAAAATTCATGATAATAATATTAATAATGTTAGTTTTATCATGTTCAAGTGAATCTATCTTTTCTCAGCTCAGCAAGTTACAAAAAATCAATAGTAATAATAACATTCTAGACACTTCAAGTCCAAGTGGCATCTCATTAGTCAATGATACTCTTTATGTTGCAGCCATGCATTTATTTAAAAAATCAAATGGAAATGTTGAAAGAGTAAATTTTAGCAATTCTTATGAATTTGTAATTGACCTTGTAAATATATCAGGCAAAACATATTTATTAGTTCAAAATAAAAATGGACAACTAGAACTCTACTCTCTTGAAAGCAATAATTGGAAACTTCTATTTCAAAAAAATCTAATCCCAATTAAATTCTTAAAATCTATAGGAACAAGTGGTATTACTTCTGCTTTCATCCTAGCATTAGGAGAAAATGGAAATCAAACTATTCTAGATACAAATGGAAATAATCAAACTCCCAACAGCACAACTAACAATGATAAATTTTATCAAATTTCAAATGACCAGCAGTCTATTACAGGAAAATCTGCAAAAATTTGGAAACTAAAAGGTGGCGGAGTTATAAATGTTAAATCAACAAATGAAATAATGGCAATAATAGAAACAAGTATCCGTGGATCCAAAGAAACTTTGGTATTTACCGGAAGAAATCATGATACATCAGATCACAAATTCAAAATATACTCAAGCACAAATAATTACCAAGATCCAATATTCAATCGAGATGGCATAGGAGAATTTATTGCATACTTTGCAAGAGAAGTGGATGGAATAATACTTATCGGCAGTAATAATGGATTTGTAGAACTTGTAAGAGATAAAAATACATTCGATCTACAACCACCTTCACAATCTGTATTACCGGGTTCTTATAATGGTTCACAACTAAGTAAAACAAGACTTAATGATATTATACCCACATCAAATAAAACAATTTACATACTAACCCAAGGAAAAGGATTATGGAAAATTGAAAATAAAAAACTAATTAAAGAATAA
- a CDS encoding DUF188 domain-containing protein translates to MLNKIFVDADSCNLQVIKFLQNFVSNRNVRLILVANRHLNLEMSKNTSVKIARDVDSLILELIDKNSMVVTRDILFVKNLLNLQIKVMNDEGQIFDTNNINYLYFRSKLNINLGIKVKKYFHEETNKVRYSNFAMNFYRLFFN, encoded by the coding sequence TTGTTAAATAAGATTTTTGTTGATGCTGATTCTTGTAATTTACAAGTAATAAAATTTTTACAAAATTTTGTGTCAAATAGAAATGTGAGGCTTATTTTGGTTGCAAACAGGCATTTAAATTTAGAGATGTCAAAAAATACTTCTGTTAAAATTGCAAGAGATGTTGATTCTTTGATTTTAGAATTGATTGATAAGAATAGTATGGTGGTTACCAGGGACATATTATTTGTTAAAAACTTATTGAATTTGCAAATTAAAGTTATGAATGATGAGGGACAAATTTTTGATACAAATAATATAAATTATTTGTATTTTAGATCTAAATTAAACATTAATTTAGGTATTAAAGTTAAAAAATATTTTCATGAAGAAACTAATAAAGTTCGGTATTCAAATTTTGCAATGAATTTTTATCGTTTATTCTTTAATTAG
- the lepB gene encoding signal peptidase I, whose amino-acid sequence MAAYLTFEQRLLRKKRRQNFLKIILLFLVLNYFFTKFVLQIFIFQGDEMLPLITKNDSLIFISKYMRSFFVPLKVNDVVLYEDSNLRRNFILNFFRDLFFLNKIFNTRSYKIAKIVATQGDLVYVKGFDILVHRRDDNSYYLNGNFMSGYRLNDFFNFNEVIRCFALKKNEFFLLNENLKILNDSRVFGPVEQSHILSFLVLRIMDYKFVK is encoded by the coding sequence ATGGCAGCATATTTAACTTTTGAACAAAGACTTTTAAGAAAAAAGAGAAGACAAAATTTTCTTAAAATTATTCTGTTGTTTTTGGTATTAAATTATTTTTTTACAAAATTTGTCTTACAAATTTTTATTTTTCAAGGTGATGAAATGTTGCCTTTAATAACAAAAAATGATAGTTTGATTTTTATTTCAAAATATATGCGATCTTTTTTTGTTCCTTTGAAAGTAAATGATGTTGTGCTTTATGAAGATTCAAATTTAAGGAGAAATTTTATTTTAAATTTTTTCAGGGATTTATTTTTTTTAAACAAAATTTTTAATACAAGAAGTTATAAAATTGCAAAAATAGTTGCTACTCAGGGAGATTTAGTTTATGTTAAGGGTTTTGATATCTTGGTTCATAGGAGAGATGATAATTCTTATTATTTGAATGGTAATTTTATGAGTGGTTATAGATTAAATGATTTTTTTAACTTTAATGAAGTAATTAGGTGTTTTGCTTTAAAGAAAAATGAATTTTTTCTCTTAAATGAGAATTTAAAAATTTTAAATGATTCTAGAGTATTTGGACCTGTTGAACAATCCCATATTTTGTCTTTCTTAGTATTAAGGATAATGGATTATAAATTTGTTAAATAA
- the lepB gene encoding signal peptidase I — MYLEKLDKFANFLVKIIEKYLTYRKKRKYFYKLKAKRRGFMLNFLLELLGASIFVLGINQYFLQAYRIPSGSMENTLQIGDLLFVDKFSYGPELLPGVCKINGVKEPNEAEIVIFENVEYESKGLFFDILHRLLYMLSFSFVDLDRDENGNPSVRFLVKRALFADGKLVRFRNGTVFVRKEGEESFIEENSYKASLGYNFGIKKVIEDVDYKVYDNLAMFIALNQLSVDLENISDFSFFNVREVDRFEIERLEYRYLVAFMPYVDYYMEKAIMRDYGIYVPYGYVLPIGDNRDNSYDGRFFGVINKSKILGRAFFMYFPFSRIGLI, encoded by the coding sequence ATGTATTTAGAAAAATTAGATAAGTTTGCTAACTTTTTAGTGAAGATTATTGAAAAATATTTAACTTATAGGAAAAAAAGGAAGTATTTTTATAAACTTAAAGCTAAAAGACGAGGATTTATGCTTAACTTTTTACTTGAACTTTTGGGTGCTTCGATTTTTGTTTTGGGAATAAATCAATATTTTTTACAAGCATATAGAATTCCATCAGGATCAATGGAAAATACTCTTCAAATTGGAGATTTATTATTTGTGGATAAATTTTCTTATGGACCTGAACTTTTGCCAGGAGTATGTAAAATCAATGGGGTAAAAGAACCAAATGAAGCAGAGATTGTGATTTTTGAAAATGTAGAATATGAATCAAAAGGGCTTTTTTTTGATATTTTGCATAGATTACTTTATATGTTGTCTTTTAGCTTTGTTGATCTTGATAGGGATGAAAATGGAAATCCTAGTGTTAGATTCCTTGTTAAAAGAGCGTTATTTGCGGATGGTAAGCTTGTAAGATTTCGAAATGGGACAGTGTTTGTTAGGAAGGAAGGCGAAGAAAGTTTTATAGAAGAAAATTCTTATAAAGCCTCATTAGGATATAATTTTGGTATTAAGAAGGTTATAGAAGATGTGGACTATAAGGTTTATGATAATCTTGCTATGTTTATTGCATTAAATCAATTGAGTGTTGATTTAGAGAATATATCTGATTTTTCATTTTTTAATGTTAGGGAAGTTGATAGATTTGAAATTGAAAGATTGGAATATCGTTATTTAGTAGCTTTCATGCCATATGTTGATTATTATATGGAAAAGGCAATAATGAGGGATTATGGAATATATGTGCCTTATGGATATGTATTGCCTATTGGGGATAATAGAGATAATTCTTATGATGGTAGATTTTTTGGTGTTATAAATAAAAGTAAAATTCTTGGTAGAGCTTTTTTTATGTATTTCCCTTTTTCTAGAATAGGTTTGATTTAA
- a CDS encoding SUMF1/EgtB/PvdO family nonheme iron enzyme produces MLKENDRLDINEELLTVKLKPILGITPKIYVFFTIIILPLILVFSLIINTKLNNPGAYLKIKTNVNNAHVYLDEKYIGRTPLKKYINTTKGTLKIQRLGFETYEKKIDIQNKFFTSYQFNIDLRLKNPDKIIAQRQKELSVMTKIKNNNDNIQLIPVFSLIVNDLPNSPEHIKKFFKTSIPHIHSNTMFKDFLIAYKDMYSINNNNSKEIWKSLQQNFNLENRTIIWFFENLDKEQQKQISNETWFKTLIEKLKNENKILNFETKNINLHLKDFKKIAPQNIESTQNYKLYSQNLTLKTTYKLKEFLIQNRNVTKTEYQKFLNENPKWTLNNKDNLIKEELVDESYLKTFKQMPSNEDITHISYHAATEYAKWYSSNLPKGFKARLPISQEWEVYQKEVPKAIESLNTNEISKKVGFWNLMQNPNINDSILFQDENDIYYAHSNFNSLITEIRTYNYNNNSTLKPSTQASFLKHWCSPNIGFRLVIEKE; encoded by the coding sequence ATGCTCAAAGAGAATGATCGTCTTGATATTAATGAGGAATTACTTACAGTAAAATTAAAGCCAATATTAGGAATAACCCCAAAAATTTACGTTTTCTTTACAATAATTATCCTACCTTTAATATTAGTATTTAGTTTAATCATAAATACCAAATTAAACAATCCTGGAGCATACTTAAAGATAAAAACCAATGTCAATAATGCACATGTTTACTTAGACGAAAAATACATTGGAAGAACTCCACTAAAAAAATACATAAATACTACTAAAGGAACCTTAAAAATTCAAAGGCTTGGATTTGAGACTTATGAAAAGAAAATTGATATACAAAATAAATTTTTCACAAGCTATCAATTCAACATTGATTTAAGACTAAAAAATCCTGATAAGATCATTGCACAAAGACAAAAAGAACTCTCAGTTATGACAAAAATTAAAAATAATAACGACAATATACAATTAATTCCCGTATTCTCATTAATTGTAAACGACTTACCGAACAGTCCAGAACATATAAAGAAATTCTTTAAAACATCCATTCCACATATACATTCAAATACAATGTTTAAAGACTTTCTCATAGCATATAAAGATATGTATTCAATAAACAATAATAACAGCAAAGAAATATGGAAATCTCTACAACAAAACTTCAATTTGGAAAATAGGACAATAATTTGGTTTTTTGAAAATTTAGATAAAGAACAACAAAAACAAATATCCAACGAAACGTGGTTTAAAACACTAATAGAAAAACTAAAAAATGAAAATAAAATATTAAACTTTGAAACTAAAAATATAAATTTACATCTAAAGGATTTTAAAAAGATAGCCCCACAAAATATTGAAAGTACCCAAAATTACAAATTATATTCCCAAAATCTCACACTCAAGACTACATATAAATTAAAAGAATTTTTAATCCAGAACAGAAATGTAACTAAAACCGAATATCAAAAATTTTTAAATGAAAATCCAAAATGGACATTAAACAACAAAGACAATTTAATAAAAGAAGAACTTGTAGATGAAAGTTACCTTAAAACCTTTAAACAAATGCCTTCAAATGAAGATATTACTCATATATCTTATCATGCAGCAACAGAATATGCTAAATGGTATTCTTCAAATTTACCTAAAGGATTTAAAGCAAGACTCCCTATATCTCAAGAATGGGAAGTATATCAAAAAGAAGTACCAAAAGCTATAGAAAGTTTAAATACAAATGAAATATCTAAAAAAGTTGGCTTTTGGAATTTAATGCAAAACCCAAACATCAATGACTCCATATTATTTCAAGACGAAAACGATATATACTATGCACATTCAAACTTTAACTCACTAATCACTGAGATTAGAACATACAATTACAATAACAACTCAACACTTAAACCTTCAACTCAGGCTTCATTCCTAAAACATTGGTGTTCACCAAACATTGGATTTAGACTAGTTATTGAAAAGGAATAG
- the smpB gene encoding SsrA-binding protein SmpB, whose product MSILLLENKKARFNYFIEDKINCGIILKGTEVKSIKLKKFSFNDSFASIKKDEVWLENLHIAKYKEGNIFNHEEIRRRKLLLTKKEIQKLKKFKEKEGYTLVPISIYLKNSLIKVELGVCKGKKLFDKREVLKQKSIKKDLNREIKQYR is encoded by the coding sequence GTGAGTATATTACTGCTTGAAAACAAAAAAGCAAGGTTCAATTACTTCATTGAAGATAAAATAAACTGTGGAATCATCTTAAAAGGAACTGAGGTTAAATCCATTAAATTAAAAAAATTTTCATTTAATGATAGCTTTGCCAGCATTAAAAAAGATGAAGTATGGCTTGAAAATTTACATATAGCAAAATATAAAGAAGGTAATATCTTCAATCACGAAGAAATAAGACGCAGAAAACTTCTTTTAACAAAAAAAGAAATACAAAAACTAAAAAAATTTAAAGAAAAAGAAGGATACACATTAGTTCCTATCTCGATTTATCTGAAAAATTCATTAATAAAAGTAGAACTTGGGGTATGTAAAGGAAAAAAATTATTTGATAAAAGAGAAGTGTTAAAACAAAAAAGCATAAAAAAAGATTTAAATCGTGAGATCAAACAATATAGATAA